The DNA region CAAAGTGGAAAAACTTCCATATTCAATAATAGAGTCTTTAAAATTATCAAGTGTAAACGAAACGTATATTTCCGAACATATTGATAAGATATACAAATATGATACGTTAGGCAATTCTTGCAACTTTATTATTTCATATGTGAAGATAAAAGGCTTTTTGCAATTTTGGGAAAGATATACTCTATATACCAAATTTTATAAATATCCTTTTGAATTAACCCAATTTACTGTGTGTCAAAACAAACAATATTCCGAATTAAAATTGGCGGTAGCAGAACTAAAACGTAATGATACTATAACAAAACTTTATCATATAGCTATACACATTCCAAGCTAATAGTAGATTATGGTACATGAATTGCTCATTATGTTTATAATTGGACATGTTGTAAGAATTGCCATTACACTAATAATCGGAAGTTTGGAGTTTTTGTAGTTAATAGCAATAATGGGAAGTAGCAATTAATTTAGAAATAAACTTTAGATGGAGGTGTTCATTATGAAAATAGAAGAACTTAGAGATGATATAGGTAAGTGTAAATTTTATATACAAAATTACGATGTAAATTCATGTCCGTTTTTTGACGACTATTTTGCAAATAATGCTTTTTACAATACTATGAAGGAGATTGAACTACTAGAAAATATACAAAATATTATAAAAACTCCTAATTCAAGAAATGCAATAGCACAGTGGTTTATAGCAATAGAATCGTATATATCTTCTATCTTAAAAATTGCTTGTATAAAAAAAACTGAATATGATTTTAATGTATTAAAGAAAAAGCAATTAAAAGAAAGAATATCTAAACTAATTGAATTGCTTGGTTTTGATAAGGATGAAATTTATAAGAATAATATAAATATAAATAAATTAAATGAGTTTTGTTGTTTTAGAAATGAATTATTTCATGACAGATATAACAATAATGAGCAAATTTATAAACATACGAAATTTTCGAATAATGTATATATGTTAAATCAAGTGGATGTTATTCAAGCTCTTATAATATCGTTGGAAATATTAAATCTTTTCAGGTTTTGCTTTGTAAATTTAGATCTTATGCCAAGTATAGTGATATCATTGGGAGATACATTTATATATGAAAAACTTGATGTATTATATAAGAAGTTAATTTTACCATGCTGGTTAGATGTTTTAGATAAACACAAATTAACTTCAGATATAGAAACAACATTAAAGGTTACTTATTTGCCAATTACAAATGCGTTTGATTCTTCTGACATATCTTTAATTATTAAAGCAAATAGTGAAATAAACTATGGATTTGAATTAAATAGAACCTCTATATGCAAAAATAGATTTGAAAGATTAAAAGAAAAATATCATATTGATGAAGGCTCATTTCAAATACCAAATTATTCACGAAATGAATATTAAATAGTCGAAATACTCATTAAATCTAGCACTGACAGGGCAATTTAAACTGAAATTAATGAGTATAATTGAGTTGTATATTTATCCATATAAACAGTGATATAAACTAATAAATCTGAACTTCCTATTATGTTTAAAAAGAGAAGTTAACAATAAAGAGTATGATCTAGATGAAATTTATGTCCATGACGACAATATAACCTTCTAAAGGTTTCATTCTTTGATGAAAGATAAGCATATTTATAAGAAAGAGGTAAAAATAGTATGAATGTGTTCAACAATTCTGAAGTGAGAAATGATGCACAAGTTAAATGTCGAATACTAAAAAACATATTCGTTGGATTTCTGATAATAATCATGAGTGGTTTATTTGTTATTTTTTTAAAGATAACATTAAATAAAATACTTTGGATAAATTTAATATCTTTTTTTAGCGAAATTACATTACCACAATGGTATATAAAAAATCGCATAGTATTTTTATGTGTACCTATATTCTTAATGAGCATGATAACTTTATATAATATTTATTATAAATTTATTGGGAAAATGGATATCATGAGAAATCTAAGTAGTATCTTTGATGGATTATTAAAAGGTATTTTTTCAGTAATTATAGGTGTCCTTTTAAATTTTCTAAACATAAAAATAATAGATAATAATAGAATACTAATATTTTTAATACTGTCTTTAGGGTTTCTGATTTTAGTATACTTATTTATTTATACATTTATTTATTATTTTTCATTAGAGAGATTTATAGTAGAGATAATAAAATATTGTATATATGAAACTATGTTAATTATTATACTTTTGGCTACTATCTCAAAACTCGAGTTATTAGAGTCTATTTCCGGAATTATGTACATATGTCTCTTATCAGTATTCTCTAAATGGATAGAGAATAAAAGTATTTCAGTATATAGGGTTAGAAATATATTTGCAAAATTGAGAAGAAAACAAAAAAATACATTAAATATTGATGGTGATGAGAAGAAAGATTTTAAAATGGCAGATAACCCTATCGAAAAAGAGAGTGAGCTTTTTCCTTCTAGAAAAAGGCAGTTGGACTATTTCTTATCTGAGATGAAAAATAAAAAAGATGAACCATTTTCTGTTGCGATAAGTGGGGTATGGGGAGCAGGAAAGACAAGTTTTATAAATGCATTTAAAGATAAAATGAATAAGGATAACTTCATATATATTGAACCTAAAATAGAAAACAAGCCAATAAAAATGTTAGAGGATCTAACTACCCAATTTTATGCAGTATTCAATAAGAAAGGTATATACACAGGAAAGGGGAGCACCTTAAGAAATTACTTTAATACTATTTTTAGAATACTTGGCAGAAAAGACTTTAATTTTATCACAGACATATTTTCAGATTTAACAAAAGAGAATAATTATGGATATTTGCATGTGAAAGAAAAATTAAATACTGATTTATTAAAGTTAATAGAAAGAGATAGTAATAATTATAACCGTTTCTATATTATAGTTGACGATTTGGATAGAAGTGATGACGAAGTAAAATTGAATACCCTAAGTTTTATAAAGGAAATTGTAAATTTGAAGGGTTGTACTGTAATATTTTTAGTAGATTATGAAAAGTTACAATCAGATACCATTACCAATGAGTTTTTAGATAAGTTCATAAATGATAGGTATGAACTTGGAAATATAAATTTAAACGAGATTGTCGAATATTTTTACACATGTGGATTGTATTTAAATGAATCATTCTTTTTGAACAAAAGCAATAAAATTAAAACAATAGCAACTAATCTTAAAAACGATATAATTAAATTTTTTACTGGTATTACTGAAGAGCTAGAAAATTTTATTTACAAATATAAGGAAATAGAGGAAGATGGTACAGAGGAAAAACAAGCATATTACAAGCAACTACTTAGAGAACAACAAAATTTATTATTAGGTTTATGTAATCCAAGAAAAGTAAAAAAGTTTTACAGGGAACTTGAAAGAATACTTACATTGTTCGAAATAAGATGGTTTTCTGACGAGGAATCTTTAAATAATGAGTTGTCAAATTCTAAATGGGATGAGATTGCTTTTAATATATGCTTTATTAAAATCTTCTATGAGAAAGAATTTGATAAACTCGTTAAGAGTAATAATATAGATATATATATTGATAACAATAAAAATTTCGTTACACAAATTTTACTTAAACAAAATTTGTCAATACCAGATAACGAGAAACATATATATAATATGATCTTATATAAGCTATTTTTAGAGCGGAATCCTGTTGAAATTAAAACTGAGAATCAAAAAATTCGAGATGAATTAAGAAATAATGAGTTAAAAGAAAGTAATATTTCGAAATACTTACAGGAGGTTATCCTGAAATACAATTACAATAATAGATATGAAGACTTTAAAAAGATAGTATCTTATGTAAGCACAATAAAGGACAAAGATATAGTACAGCAATATATAGTAGAAATTTTTAAACAAATAGAAGATGCATCAAGATTTAATAGGACAGGCCTGCTGTTATTGTATATCAAGCATACTATTAAAACTTTTATAGACGATATTTCAAACTTTAATGGTAAAATAAAATCTCAGTTTGTGTATCTAATGGAGCACATCCAAAATAACTTTATTTGGGGCTTGAGTGGCAGTTTGACAATTATAATTCAAACAACAAATTTAAAAGATTTTAGCTATAACTATGTCAAGAATAAGTATGTTAAACAAATGAATAACATAGAAGATTTCTATAATGTTTTATACAATGTAAATGAAGAAATAAAGATATATAGTTTTAACCATAATGAAGTGAAAGTTTTGGAAATAGAAGCCTTCTTAAAAAAAATAAAAGATTATTTGTATGGAAATAAAAATCTGAAAAATATAAATAATTTAATACAAGATTATTTTAAGGAAGTTGAAGAATCAATAGAACTTATAAAATATATTAATTTATTTAATGTATCAAGTATAGGAAATACTACAAAATCATTTCATTTTGATCCTGAATTTAATTTCAAAGGCTTAGATAATTTGGAAAACGAAGTTAAAGATGCATTACACAAAATATCTGTATATATTAAAGATAAGGATAATATTGAGGAACAAGATGATGTTTATAAATATTTTGCAAGTTTATGTCAAGTGGTTGAAGATGTATATACTATTGAAAATGTAAAATTGTTTGAAAAATATGATATCTATAGAGAATTAGACAAAATATATGAGGAAGTAGTACTGAATTTTAATAATGAAATACCTAAGTATATGTCGTGGCTGAAATATACTAAACTTAGAATAGAGAGGATAAAACAACTCTATCCATTTCATAAGGGGGAGGATTAGTTTTGTAATAAAAAAAGATAGAGCTGGTTATAAGTAGTCTTTATGAGATTCTATAAAAACTTTCTTAGCCAGTTGCTGTGACGGAAAAGGTAGTGTCATACCAGTAAAAATAGGATAATAATGTTTTTTAATTCCAATTATTCATAAACAATATATTAAAAAATTTATTAATCTGAATGATTAAATTTATGTGAAACATAGCTTTCTCAACAAATTAAGTAATGTATTAGAGAGAAGAAGGAAATGAATCAGTGGGAAAATATCTATAAAGATTGGAAATCTGATAATATAACAGCAGTAAAAGCTATAAAAATGCTCAATTTGAAAAAAAGTCCATTTTATAAACTTATAAAGCAATATGAGAATACATTTATGGAGGCAGACAACTAATGATTACAGGAGAATTAAGAAATAAAGTAGATAAAATATGGGAAACCTTCTGGACAGGAGGAATAACTAATCCCTTAGAAGTTATAGAACAGTTTACATATCTTTTATTTATAAAGGGATTAGATGATAAGGAAACAACAAAAGAAAATGAAGCATCATTTTTAGGGATAGAATTTCAGGGAATGTTTCCAAGTGATAAACAGCAATTAAGATGGAGTAAATTTAAGGATCTTGAAGCTGGTGAAATGTATAAAGTGATGCAAGAAGAAGTATTTCCATTTATAAAGAATCTTCATGGAAAAGATGATTCAGCATACGCAAAATATATGGGAGATGCCATATTTAAAATACCAACACCATTAATGCTTTCAAAAATAGTAGATGGAATTAATAATATAGATATGGAAGGAAGAGATACAAAGGGAGACCTTTATGAATATCTACTTTCAAAGGTTGCTACAGCAGGAACAAATGGACAGTTTAGAACACCAAGACACATAATTGATATGATGGTAAAGCTTGTAAAGCCAAAGCCTGAAGATATTATAGCAGATCCAGCAGCAGGTTCAGCAGGATTCTTAGTATCTGCACAACAATATCTAAGAGATAACCATGCTGATTTATTTTTAGTGCAAGGTTTAAAAGAACATTTTAATAATGATATGTTTTCTGGTTTTGATATGGATAGAACCATGCTTAGAATTGGTGCCATGAACATGATGCTTCATGGGGTTAATAATCCCAATATTGAATATAAGGATTCACTTTCAGAGGTAAATATAGATAAAGATAAATTTACATTAGTATTAGCAAATCCTCCTTTTAAGGGAAGTCTAGACTATGAAGCTGTATCAGCAGATTTATTAAAAGTGACTAAAACAAAGAAAACAGAGATTTTATTCTTAGCATTATTTTTAAGAATCTTAAAAAATGGTGGAAGATGTGCTTCTATTGTACCTGATGGAGTTTTATTTGGAAGTACTGGAGGTCATAAATCCATAAGACAAGAAATAGTTGATAATCATAAATTAGAGGTTATTATATCAATGCCAAGTGGAGTATTTAAGCCATATGCAGGGGTTTCTACAGCAATTATGATATTCACTAAAACAGGTAGTGGTGGAACAGATAAAGTATGGTTCTATGATATGAAGGCAGATGGCTATAGCCTAGATGATAAAAGAAATCCTACTGAAGATAATGATATAAATGATATTATTGAAAGATTTAATAATTTAGATAAAGAAATAGATAGAAAGAGAACAGAACAATCCTTTTTTGTTCCAGTAGAAGAAATAAGAGATAATAGCTATGATCTTTCTATTAATAAGTATAAAGAAATAGAGTATGAGGAAGTTGTTTATGATGCTCCTAGTATTATTTTAGATAGGGTTAGGAAACTTGAAAAAGAAATACTACAAGGAATTGAGCAATTGGAGGAAACATTAAGTGAATAAATATAAACTTATGAATTTGGGTAGTATTTGTGAATTTATTAATGGTGACAGGGGTAAAAATTATCCATCAGGAAATGATTTTATAAATAGTGGAATTCCTTTTATAAATGCTGGACACATAAAGGATAACAAAATTAATTTTGAAAATATGAATTATATAAGTGAAGAAAAATTTCAGACTTTAGGTTCTGGAAAAGTGAAGAAAAATGATATTTTATTTTGTTTAAGAGGTTCACTAGGAAAACTTGCTATAGCAGATATTAATAATGGCGCAATTGCATCTTCTCTAGTTATTATAAGGCCTAAAAAAAATGTTATTAACTCTCAGTACTTAATGCATTATCTTAAATCTAAGGAAATTTATGAACAGATATTAAAAGCTAATAATGGTAGTTCACAACCAAATTTATCGGCGAATAGTGTGAAGGAGTTTAAATTATATATTCCTGACTATGAGATCCAAATAAAAATATCGAAAGTTTTAAATAAAGCCCAAGAATTAATAGGCAAAAGAAAAACTCAAATAGAAGCTTTAGATGAATTAGTCAAATCGAGATTTATCGAGATGTTTGGGGATCCAGTTAAAAATACTATGGATTGGAATATGAAACCTTTAGCTGAAGTTGGAAGTATAGGAAGAGGTGTATCTAAGCATAGACCAAGAAATGCTCCAGAGTTACTAGGAGGGGATTATCCATTAATTCAAACAGGCGATGTGGCTAATGCAGGCTTATATATAAAAGATTATAAGGCAACATATTCGGAGTTAGGATTAAAGCAAAGTAAAATGTGGGGAAAAGGGACTTTATGTATTACTATTGCAGCTAATATAGCTAAGACTGGAATTTTAACATTTGATGCATGTTTTCCAGATAGTGTAGTAGGATTTATAGCTGGAGATAAAACAAATAATATTTTTATGTATTATTGGTTTAGTTCATTTCAAAAATTATTGGAAGAGCAAGCACCAGAGTCAGCACAGAAAAATATTAACTTAAAAATATTAAGTGATTTAAAAGTAATTGTTCCACCAATAGAGCTTCAAAATCAATTTTTTGACTTCGTTAACCAAGTCGACAAATTGGAATTTGAAATGCAGAAAAGCTTAACTCAATTAGAAGATAATTTTAATTCACTAATGCAAAAAGCATTTAAAGGAGAACTATTTAATTAAAATAAAAGGGGATGAGTGCTTGTATGGGTAAATTTTTTGATTATGTTGAGAAATTACCAGTATTATTTAAACAATTAGTGGAATCACCAAGTTATAATATTGATAATCTTACTGAAGGGAAAATTAAAGAAATATTAAGGGAAAGTTCACCAGTAAAAGGTGTTTATCTAATGTATGATAAAGAAATTCCTATGTATGTGAGTAGGTCAAAAACATTGGCACAAAAGATTGGCACTGATGAGAGAGCATTAGGAGAAATTCAAGCTACGGTTTCTAAGAAAATAATGAAAGACGAGAATAATGATTTTTCAACAATGAAAGAGGCAAGAAGTTATTTATTCGATAACTATAGAGTAGAATTCATAAAAGTAGATGACGAGATATTAAGATCCATGTTAGTTATTTATGTGGCAACAGAGTTAAAAACACCTTTTAATAGCTTTATGGAAACTTAATTGATAAATATTTAAAGTGGTTTTTAGGGGGATGAATATGTCAGGTAACTTTAATTTTTTAACTGAGAAAGAAATTTTTAAAAACTTCACAGCAGCATGTTTAGAAGCTGAAAAAAGTATATTAGTAAGTCCGGCTACTTGTGCTATTTTAACACGAAGGGCTTTGGAGTTATCTGTAAAATGGTTATATAGCTTTGATGAAGATTTGAAATTGCCTTATCAAGATAATTTGTCAAGTTTAATACATGACAATAGCTTTATTATCCTTGTAGATTCAAAGATGTTAAGGTTACTAAAATACATAGTTAGTCTTGGCAATGTAGCTGTTCATACAAATTCTAATATTAAGCGTGAAGAAGCAATTCTTGCACTACATAATTTACATCAGTTTATTTCATGGATTGATTATTGCTATGCTGATGAATACACAGCAGGAGAGTTTAATGAAGATATTCTATTACAAGGTGAAGAAAAGAGAACGAGACCAGAGGAGCTTAAAGATCTTTATGAGAAACTAAGCTCAAAGGATAAAAAGCTTGACGAAATAATAAAACAAAATGAAGAACTTAGAAAAGAATTAACAGAGAAGAGAAAGTCTAACACTGAAAGTTATGATTTTAGTATAGATGATATAAGCGAATTCGAAACAAGAAAACGATACATTGATGTTGAGCTTAAACTTGCAGGTTGGAATTTTGGTAAGGATATTGGAGAAGAAGTAGAAGTTACAGGAATGCCTAATGATAGTGGAGCAGGGAAGGTTGATTATGTATTATATGGTGCCAATGGTAAACCTATAGCTGTTGTTGAAGCTAAAAGAAGCAGCAAAGATCCAAAGGTAGGTCAGCAGCAGGCAAAGCTTTATGCAGATTGCTTAGAAAAGAAGTTTACTCAAAAACCAATAATATTCTTCACCAATGGTTTTGAAACTTATTTGTGGGATGATTTTAATGGTTACTCTGAAAGAAGGGTTTATGGCTTCTTTAAAAAGGAAGAGCTTCAATTATTAATAGACAGAAGGAGTAGCAGAAAATCATTTAATAATCTTGAAATAAAGGATAGTATAACAAATAGATATTATCAAAAGGAAGCAATTATTTCTGTATGTGAAGCTTTAGAAAATAAACAAAGAAAAATGCTTTTAGTTAAGGCTACTGGTACTGGTAAAACAAGAACAGCTATATCAATAGTAGATGTTTTAACAAGACATAATTATGTTAAAAATACATTATTTTTAGCAGATAGAAAAGCTTTAGTGAAGCAAGCTAAAAATAACTTTTCAAAGTTATTACCGGACTTAGCACTTTGTAATCTACTGGACAATAAGGATAATCCAGAGGAGTCTAGAATGATATTTTCCACCTATCCAACAATGATGAATGCAATAGATGATACAAAGAGCAAAGATGGGAAAAGATTATTTACTCCAGGACATTTTGATTTAATAATTGTAGATGAATCTCATAGAAGTATTTATAAAAAATTTAGAGCTATATTTGATTATTTTGATGCTTATCTTTTAGGATTAACTGCAACGCCAAAGGATGAGATTGATAAAAATACTTATAGTATATTTGACTTGGAAAGTGGAGCACCAACCTATGCTTATGAATTAGAAAAGGCAGTAAAAGATGGATTCCTTGTAAGCTATGAAACTTTAGAATATGAGTCCAAGCTAATGAAGGATGGCATAAAATATGATGATTTATCTGATGAGGATAAGGAAGCCTATGAAGATACCTTTGATGATGATGAAAATATAGGAGAAGAGATTTCAAGCGCCGCAATTAATGAATGGTTATTTAATGATAATACTATTGACTTAGTTTTAAATATGTTAATGGAAAATGGACTTAAAATTGAAGGTGGAGATAAGTTAGGAAAAACAATAATTTTTGCAAAGAACAATAGACATGCAAAAGCTATTGTTGATAGGTTTAATAAAATATATCCTGAGTTAGGTAGTGGTTTCTGTAAGGAAATTGATTATTCAATTAATTATGTAGATACCTTAATAGATGATTTCTCAGATAAAAAGAAAATGCCTCAAATTGCAGTTTCCGTAGATATGCTTGATACAGGGATAGATATTCCAGAGATATTAAATCTAGTCTTCTTTAAAAAGGTGAGATCTAAGTCTAAGTTCTGGCAAATGATTGGTAGAGGTACTAGACTTTGTCCTGACCTTTTAGGTATAGGAATGGATAAAGAAAAATTCTTAGTATTTGACTTCTGTAATAATTTTGATTTTTTTAGAGTAAATCCTAAAGGCTTTGAAGGATCTGTTGGAAAAAGCCTTACAGAAAAAATTTTTAATTTAAAGCTAGATTTTATAAAGGAGCTTCAAGACTTAAAATACCAAGATGATGAATATAAAACTTTAAGAGATGCTTTGGTGGAGCAAGCTACACTAAATATTAATACATTAAATGAAGATAATTTTAGAGTAAGAATGGAGCTAAAATTTGTACATAAATATAAAGAAGCTAGTGAATGGGCTGCTCTTGGTACCTTAAGTGTAAATGAAATTAAGGAACACATTTCTTCATTAATAATGCCTTTAAATGATGATGAATTTGCAAAAAGATTTGATGTAACAATGTTTACAATACAGCTTGCAAAGCTTCAAAATGGAAATGCAACAAAACCTATTAAAAGTGTAATCCAAACTGCAGAGGAACTTTCAAAGCTTGGAACAATTCCTGAGGTACAATCTCAAAAGTATATTATAGAGAAAGTTAAAACAGATGAATTTTGGGAGTCAGCAGATATTTTTGAATTAGATACTGTAAGAGAAGCTTTAAGGGAACTATTGAAGTATCTCCAAAAAGAAACTCAGAAGATATATACTACACACTTTGAGGATTTAATTGTTAGAGAAGATAGAGGTGTAGCTTTTTATAACGCTAATGATCTTAAAAACTATAGAAAAAAGGTTGA from Clostridium pasteurianum BC1 includes:
- a CDS encoding P-loop NTPase fold protein; the encoded protein is MRRKQKNTLNIDGDEKKDFKMADNPIEKESELFPSRKRQLDYFLSEMKNKKDEPFSVAISGVWGAGKTSFINAFKDKMNKDNFIYIEPKIENKPIKMLEDLTTQFYAVFNKKGIYTGKGSTLRNYFNTIFRILGRKDFNFITDIFSDLTKENNYGYLHVKEKLNTDLLKLIERDSNNYNRFYIIVDDLDRSDDEVKLNTLSFIKEIVNLKGCTVIFLVDYEKLQSDTITNEFLDKFINDRYELGNINLNEIVEYFYTCGLYLNESFFLNKSNKIKTIATNLKNDIIKFFTGITEELENFIYKYKEIEEDGTEEKQAYYKQLLREQQNLLLGLCNPRKVKKFYRELERILTLFEIRWFSDEESLNNELSNSKWDEIAFNICFIKIFYEKEFDKLVKSNNIDIYIDNNKNFVTQILLKQNLSIPDNEKHIYNMILYKLFLERNPVEIKTENQKIRDELRNNELKESNISKYLQEVILKYNYNNRYEDFKKIVSYVSTIKDKDIVQQYIVEIFKQIEDASRFNRTGLLLLYIKHTIKTFIDDISNFNGKIKSQFVYLMEHIQNNFIWGLSGSLTIIIQTTNLKDFSYNYVKNKYVKQMNNIEDFYNVLYNVNEEIKIYSFNHNEVKVLEIEAFLKKIKDYLYGNKNLKNINNLIQDYFKEVEESIELIKYINLFNVSSIGNTTKSFHFDPEFNFKGLDNLENEVKDALHKISVYIKDKDNIEEQDDVYKYFASLCQVVEDVYTIENVKLFEKYDIYRELDKIYEEVVLNFNNEIPKYMSWLKYTKLRIERIKQLYPFHKGED
- a CDS encoding type I restriction-modification system subunit M; translation: MITGELRNKVDKIWETFWTGGITNPLEVIEQFTYLLFIKGLDDKETTKENEASFLGIEFQGMFPSDKQQLRWSKFKDLEAGEMYKVMQEEVFPFIKNLHGKDDSAYAKYMGDAIFKIPTPLMLSKIVDGINNIDMEGRDTKGDLYEYLLSKVATAGTNGQFRTPRHIIDMMVKLVKPKPEDIIADPAAGSAGFLVSAQQYLRDNHADLFLVQGLKEHFNNDMFSGFDMDRTMLRIGAMNMMLHGVNNPNIEYKDSLSEVNIDKDKFTLVLANPPFKGSLDYEAVSADLLKVTKTKKTEILFLALFLRILKNGGRCASIVPDGVLFGSTGGHKSIRQEIVDNHKLEVIISMPSGVFKPYAGVSTAIMIFTKTGSGGTDKVWFYDMKADGYSLDDKRNPTEDNDINDIIERFNNLDKEIDRKRTEQSFFVPVEEIRDNSYDLSINKYKEIEYEEVVYDAPSIILDRVRKLEKEILQGIEQLEETLSE
- a CDS encoding restriction endonuclease subunit S — its product is MNKYKLMNLGSICEFINGDRGKNYPSGNDFINSGIPFINAGHIKDNKINFENMNYISEEKFQTLGSGKVKKNDILFCLRGSLGKLAIADINNGAIASSLVIIRPKKNVINSQYLMHYLKSKEIYEQILKANNGSSQPNLSANSVKEFKLYIPDYEIQIKISKVLNKAQELIGKRKTQIEALDELVKSRFIEMFGDPVKNTMDWNMKPLAEVGSIGRGVSKHRPRNAPELLGGDYPLIQTGDVANAGLYIKDYKATYSELGLKQSKMWGKGTLCITIAANIAKTGILTFDACFPDSVVGFIAGDKTNNIFMYYWFSSFQKLLEEQAPESAQKNINLKILSDLKVIVPPIELQNQFFDFVNQVDKLEFEMQKSLTQLEDNFNSLMQKAFKGELFN
- a CDS encoding DEAD/DEAH box helicase family protein; amino-acid sequence: MSGNFNFLTEKEIFKNFTAACLEAEKSILVSPATCAILTRRALELSVKWLYSFDEDLKLPYQDNLSSLIHDNSFIILVDSKMLRLLKYIVSLGNVAVHTNSNIKREEAILALHNLHQFISWIDYCYADEYTAGEFNEDILLQGEEKRTRPEELKDLYEKLSSKDKKLDEIIKQNEELRKELTEKRKSNTESYDFSIDDISEFETRKRYIDVELKLAGWNFGKDIGEEVEVTGMPNDSGAGKVDYVLYGANGKPIAVVEAKRSSKDPKVGQQQAKLYADCLEKKFTQKPIIFFTNGFETYLWDDFNGYSERRVYGFFKKEELQLLIDRRSSRKSFNNLEIKDSITNRYYQKEAIISVCEALENKQRKMLLVKATGTGKTRTAISIVDVLTRHNYVKNTLFLADRKALVKQAKNNFSKLLPDLALCNLLDNKDNPEESRMIFSTYPTMMNAIDDTKSKDGKRLFTPGHFDLIIVDESHRSIYKKFRAIFDYFDAYLLGLTATPKDEIDKNTYSIFDLESGAPTYAYELEKAVKDGFLVSYETLEYESKLMKDGIKYDDLSDEDKEAYEDTFDDDENIGEEISSAAINEWLFNDNTIDLVLNMLMENGLKIEGGDKLGKTIIFAKNNRHAKAIVDRFNKIYPELGSGFCKEIDYSINYVDTLIDDFSDKKKMPQIAVSVDMLDTGIDIPEILNLVFFKKVRSKSKFWQMIGRGTRLCPDLLGIGMDKEKFLVFDFCNNFDFFRVNPKGFEGSVGKSLTEKIFNLKLDFIKELQDLKYQDDEYKTLRDALVEQATLNINTLNEDNFRVRMELKFVHKYKEASEWAALGTLSVNEIKEHISSLIMPLNDDEFAKRFDVTMFTIQLAKLQNGNATKPIKSVIQTAEELSKLGTIPEVQSQKYIIEKVKTDEFWESADIFELDTVREALRELLKYLQKETQKIYTTHFEDLIVREDRGVAFYNANDLKNYRKKVEFYLKEHKDELAIFKLRNNKKLTKQDLKALENLMWKELGSPADYEKEFGDMPVNKLVRKIVGLDRQAANEAFSQFLNNENLNIKQMHFVKLIVDYVVVNGFIEDNRVLIEDPFRSVGTITELFKDNMDEARKIMGIVSNIKINAEEVG